Proteins from a genomic interval of Paraconexibacter algicola:
- the secD gene encoding protein translocase subunit SecD, whose translation MSERRRNLFILLLVGGLLAASIAVVATKQTKLGLDLKGGVELVYQASPTKEVPTVTGEAVDRSIEVMRERVDQLGVAEPEIQRQGADQIIVSLPDVDNADEAIDQVGTVAQLYFYDWETNVLGQDLKPDPSNADITGGASAGSAGCLPKFDALARASRRAAMPNQKTSAGNQFYVTDNKTRKVLEGPQETREAVLKSLAADRAGSGAANARPEGRLAADEQVREIKEGTIIVRGEQPPGSDDNDTERDCYYVLNDNYALQGKDIKNPEQQFDNGPGGTGQPNVTFEFSDAGRRIWQNVTREIAERGQNQFLPGSDPLSAAQHFAIVLDGQLISTPYIDFQRNPDGIDARTGSEISGGFTIKSAQTLANLLKTGALPIKLDLISQSQVSASLGQQALDEGLVAGIAGFVIVALFLLVFYRVLGVIAVTALTVYAIYFYALIKLIPVTLTLPGIAGLILTIGVCADANIVIFERVKEEIRAGRSMAAGIAAGYKKGLSAIIDANVVTFLVAFILFILATAGVKGFALVLGVGVIVSMLTAVLLTQAILGVASRSSLLQSPSALGQKDPSKHKNRWRFDYAGNAPKFFAASGVILVIGALALGGKGLQFGIDFDSGTRVTAALVQKTDEAGIRDVLDREGLGDAKIQRVTDEELGDNAFQIRTEQLAPDEVSQKITTPLDDEFQIRGAPNTESIGPTFGNAVAESAVIAIIASLLVITAYIALRFEWKYTLPILIAVSHDILITAGVYALVGREVTTSTVAALLTILGFSLYDTIIVFDRVRENVPRMPRAAFSQIVNRSMSEVIVRSLATSFCALLPILALYFFGGETLQDFAFALIVGTFSGTYSSVFIASPVLTAWKEREPVYRRRRARIAAANGGVVPPYADGAAAIEAPVEKARKRAPARLSDDPAQGVSKQEFDQMVRDLHVESPPVATADPTADASPEDLVLKDKPQRDKSGRTRNKRHGRPR comes from the coding sequence GTGTCCGAACGCCGTCGCAATCTCTTCATCCTCCTGCTCGTCGGCGGCCTGCTGGCCGCCTCGATCGCGGTCGTCGCGACGAAGCAGACGAAGCTCGGCCTCGACCTGAAGGGCGGCGTCGAGCTCGTCTACCAGGCGAGCCCGACCAAGGAGGTCCCGACCGTCACCGGGGAGGCCGTCGATCGCTCGATCGAGGTCATGCGCGAGCGCGTCGACCAGCTCGGCGTCGCGGAGCCGGAGATCCAGCGCCAGGGCGCGGACCAGATCATCGTCTCGCTGCCCGACGTCGACAACGCCGACGAGGCGATCGACCAGGTCGGCACCGTCGCCCAGCTGTACTTCTACGACTGGGAGACGAACGTCCTCGGGCAGGACCTCAAGCCCGACCCGAGCAATGCGGACATCACCGGTGGCGCGTCCGCCGGCTCCGCGGGCTGCCTGCCGAAGTTCGACGCGCTGGCCCGCGCCTCGCGTCGCGCGGCGATGCCGAACCAGAAGACCTCGGCCGGCAACCAGTTCTACGTCACGGACAACAAGACCCGCAAGGTCCTCGAGGGCCCGCAGGAGACCCGTGAGGCCGTCCTCAAGAGCCTGGCCGCGGACCGCGCCGGCTCGGGCGCCGCGAACGCCCGCCCGGAGGGTCGCCTGGCGGCCGACGAGCAGGTCCGGGAGATCAAGGAGGGCACGATCATCGTCCGCGGCGAGCAGCCGCCGGGCAGCGACGACAACGACACCGAGCGCGACTGCTACTACGTCCTCAACGACAACTACGCGCTCCAGGGCAAGGACATCAAGAACCCGGAGCAGCAGTTCGACAACGGTCCCGGCGGCACCGGGCAGCCGAACGTCACCTTCGAGTTCAGCGACGCCGGCCGTCGCATCTGGCAGAACGTCACGCGCGAGATCGCCGAGCGCGGCCAGAACCAGTTCCTGCCGGGCTCCGACCCGCTGAGCGCCGCGCAGCACTTCGCGATCGTGCTCGACGGCCAGCTGATCTCCACGCCGTACATCGACTTCCAGCGCAACCCGGACGGCATCGACGCCCGGACGGGCTCGGAGATCTCCGGCGGCTTCACGATCAAGAGCGCGCAGACGCTCGCGAACCTCCTGAAGACCGGTGCGCTGCCGATCAAGCTCGACCTGATCTCGCAGTCGCAGGTGTCGGCGTCGCTGGGCCAGCAGGCGCTCGACGAGGGCCTCGTGGCCGGCATCGCCGGCTTCGTCATCGTCGCCCTGTTCCTGCTCGTCTTCTACCGCGTGCTCGGCGTCATCGCCGTGACCGCCCTGACCGTCTACGCGATCTACTTCTACGCGCTGATCAAGCTCATCCCGGTCACGCTGACGCTGCCGGGCATCGCGGGCCTGATCCTGACGATCGGCGTCTGCGCGGACGCGAACATCGTCATCTTCGAGCGGGTCAAGGAGGAGATCCGCGCCGGCAGATCCATGGCCGCCGGCATCGCGGCGGGCTACAAGAAGGGGCTCAGCGCGATCATCGACGCGAACGTCGTCACCTTCCTCGTCGCGTTCATCCTCTTCATCCTCGCCACCGCGGGTGTCAAGGGCTTCGCGCTCGTGCTCGGCGTCGGCGTCATCGTCTCGATGCTCACCGCGGTCCTGCTCACGCAGGCGATCCTCGGCGTCGCGAGCCGGTCCTCGCTGCTGCAGTCCCCGTCTGCCCTCGGGCAGAAGGACCCGTCCAAGCACAAGAACCGCTGGCGCTTCGACTACGCGGGCAACGCCCCGAAGTTCTTCGCCGCCTCCGGCGTCATCCTCGTCATCGGCGCGCTCGCGCTCGGCGGCAAGGGCCTGCAGTTCGGCATCGACTTCGACTCCGGCACGCGCGTGACCGCCGCGCTGGTGCAGAAGACCGACGAGGCCGGCATCCGCGACGTCCTCGACCGCGAGGGCCTGGGCGACGCGAAGATCCAGCGCGTCACCGACGAGGAGCTCGGCGACAACGCGTTCCAGATCCGCACCGAGCAGCTCGCGCCCGACGAGGTCTCGCAGAAGATCACGACCCCGCTGGACGACGAGTTCCAGATCCGCGGCGCGCCGAACACGGAGTCGATCGGCCCGACGTTCGGCAACGCGGTCGCCGAGAGCGCGGTGATCGCGATCATCGCGTCGCTGCTGGTCATCACCGCGTACATCGCGCTGCGGTTCGAGTGGAAGTACACGCTGCCGATCCTCATCGCGGTCAGCCACGACATCCTCATCACGGCGGGCGTCTACGCCCTCGTCGGCCGGGAGGTGACGACGTCGACGGTCGCGGCGCTGCTCACGATCCTCGGCTTCTCGCTGTACGACACGATCATCGTGTTCGACCGCGTCCGCGAGAACGTGCCACGGATGCCGCGGGCCGCGTTCTCCCAGATCGTCAACCGCTCGATGAGCGAGGTCATCGTCCGCTCCCTGGCGACCAGCTTCTGCGCCCTGCTGCCGATCCTCGCGCTGTACTTCTTCGGTGGCGAGACGCTGCAGGACTTCGCGTTCGCGCTGATCGTCGGCACGTTCTCCGGCACCTACTCGTCGGTCTTCATCGCCTCGCCGGTGCTGACCGCGTGGAAGGAGCGGGAGCCCGTGTACCGCCGTCGCCGTGCGCGGATCGCCGCGGCCAACGGCGGTGTCGTGCCCCCGTACGCCGACGGCGCGGCCGCGATCGAGGCACCGGTCGAGAAGGCACGCAAGCGCGCCCCGGCCCGGCTGTCCGACGATCCCGCCCAGGGCGTCAGCAAGCAGGAGTTCGACCAGATGGTCCGCGACCTGCACGTCGAGTCGCCGCCGGTCGCGACGGCCGACCCGACCGCCGACGCCTCGCCCGAGGACCTCGTGCTGAAGGACAAGCCCCAGCGCGACAAGTCCGGCCGCACCCGCAACAAGCGCCACGGGCGCCCCCGATAG
- the ruvB gene encoding Holliday junction branch migration DNA helicase RuvB produces the protein MSDEIRIQTPGWLPDEDVEETSLRPRTLDDFVGQPGLKAQLAVSLEAAIARGEALDHVLLAGPPGLGKTSLAHILAAELDVPLVMTAAPALERKGDVAAFLTALEPRSIFFVDEIHRLPRALEETFYPAMEDRQLPITVGQGAGAKVMTLPLPPFTLVGATTRAGLLTSPLRDRFGIQHRLEPYDLDELADIVRRSATILGVELAHDGAAAVARRSRGTPRVANRLLRRVRDFAEVRADGVVTGDVADAALDLLQIDHLGLDRLDREILRAVCERFDGGPVGLSTLAITVGEEQDTLEDVYEPYLLQCGFLKRTPRGRVATPRAFAHLGLEPPPAGPADASSLF, from the coding sequence GTGAGCGACGAGATCCGCATCCAGACGCCCGGCTGGCTCCCGGACGAGGACGTGGAGGAGACGTCGCTGCGGCCGCGCACGCTGGACGACTTCGTCGGCCAGCCGGGGCTGAAGGCCCAGCTCGCGGTGAGCCTCGAGGCGGCGATCGCTCGCGGCGAGGCGCTCGACCACGTCCTGCTCGCCGGCCCTCCCGGCCTGGGGAAGACGTCGCTGGCCCACATCCTCGCGGCCGAGCTCGACGTGCCGCTGGTCATGACCGCGGCCCCGGCGCTCGAGCGCAAGGGCGACGTCGCGGCGTTCCTCACCGCGCTGGAGCCGCGCTCGATCTTCTTCGTCGACGAGATCCACCGGCTGCCGCGCGCGCTGGAGGAGACGTTCTACCCGGCGATGGAGGACCGGCAGCTGCCGATCACCGTCGGCCAGGGGGCGGGCGCGAAGGTCATGACGCTGCCGCTGCCGCCGTTCACGCTCGTCGGCGCCACGACGCGCGCGGGCCTGCTGACCTCGCCGCTGCGCGACCGCTTCGGCATCCAGCACCGGCTGGAGCCCTACGACCTCGACGAGCTCGCCGACATCGTCCGGCGCAGCGCGACGATCCTCGGCGTCGAGCTCGCCCACGACGGGGCCGCCGCGGTCGCCCGCCGCTCGCGCGGCACCCCGCGCGTCGCCAACCGGCTGCTGCGCCGCGTCCGCGACTTCGCGGAGGTCCGCGCCGACGGGGTCGTGACCGGGGACGTCGCCGACGCGGCGCTGGACCTGCTGCAGATCGACCACCTGGGGCTCGACCGCCTCGACCGGGAGATCCTGCGCGCGGTCTGCGAGCGGTTCGACGGCGGGCCGGTCGGCCTGTCCACGCTCGCGATCACCGTGGGGGAGGAGCAGGACACGCTCGAGGACGTGTACGAGCCTTACCTGCTGCAGTGCGGCTTCCTCAAGCGGACCCCGCGCGGCCGTGTCGCGACGCCGCGCGCGTTCGCGCACCTCGGCCTCGAGCCGCCGCCGGCCGGGCCGGCCGACGCCTCCTCGCTGTTCTGA